A DNA window from Candidatus Hydrogenedentota bacterium contains the following coding sequences:
- the pckA gene encoding phosphoenolpyruvate carboxykinase (ATP) encodes MSDLGLKEIGITTWTGLVRNPSYDTLYEHELDSSLEGFERAYKTSFGALSVDTGRFTGRSPQDKYIVEEDVSRDTVWWAGAENPGSNNKRMSEKTWSHLKDIALKQLNGKRLYVVDGFCGANPDTRLSVRIICEVAWQAHFCKNMFIRPTDEELKTFKPDWTILNASKTTCPDFQDHGMRSEVFAAFNIKERMTVIGGTWYGGEMKKGIFTIMNYFLPLKGIGSFHCSANMGKKGDTALFFGLSGTGKTTLSADPHRLLIGDDEHGWDDEGVFNFEGGCYAKTIDLSEEKEPDIYHAIKRDALLENVKIGDGGVVDFHDTSKTENGRVSYPLYHIENIVKPVSKGGHPSKIIFLACDAFGVLPPVSKLDADQAMYQYLSGYTAKVAGTELGVTEPKATFSTCYGAAFLAVHPTLYAQILGKKMTEHKSEAYLVNTGWTKGGYGVGSRISLPATRKIIDAILDGTLSNAEFDVLPVFGLKYPKSIPGVDSSILNPREGWPDKAEYDAALKKLGDMFVKNFTRFENTDEGRRISTAAGPKL; translated from the coding sequence GTGAGCGACTTGGGATTAAAAGAAATCGGAATTACTACGTGGACAGGTTTGGTGCGCAATCCTTCCTACGATACTCTGTATGAGCACGAGCTCGATTCGTCGCTCGAAGGTTTCGAACGCGCCTACAAAACCTCGTTTGGCGCATTGAGCGTGGATACTGGCCGATTTACCGGGCGCTCGCCGCAAGATAAGTATATCGTCGAGGAAGATGTCTCCCGAGACACCGTTTGGTGGGCTGGGGCCGAAAACCCCGGTTCGAACAACAAGCGGATGTCTGAGAAGACATGGTCCCATCTCAAGGATATCGCGCTGAAACAGCTCAACGGAAAACGACTCTATGTCGTCGACGGTTTCTGCGGTGCAAACCCCGATACGCGTCTCAGCGTGCGCATTATCTGCGAGGTCGCCTGGCAAGCCCACTTCTGCAAGAACATGTTTATCCGTCCCACCGACGAGGAATTGAAGACGTTCAAGCCGGATTGGACCATTCTGAATGCTTCGAAGACCACGTGCCCGGATTTTCAGGATCATGGCATGCGATCCGAAGTCTTCGCTGCTTTCAATATCAAAGAGCGTATGACGGTCATTGGCGGCACGTGGTATGGCGGTGAAATGAAGAAGGGTATCTTCACCATCATGAACTACTTCCTGCCATTGAAGGGCATCGGCTCCTTTCATTGCTCAGCCAATATGGGCAAAAAGGGAGACACAGCCCTCTTCTTTGGCCTTTCCGGCACCGGCAAGACGACGCTGTCCGCAGACCCCCATCGACTTCTCATCGGCGACGATGAACACGGATGGGACGACGAAGGCGTCTTCAACTTTGAAGGCGGCTGCTACGCCAAGACCATCGACCTCAGCGAAGAAAAAGAGCCCGATATCTATCACGCCATCAAGCGCGACGCGCTACTGGAGAATGTCAAGATCGGTGACGGCGGTGTTGTCGACTTTCATGATACGTCGAAGACCGAGAACGGTCGCGTTTCCTATCCGCTGTACCACATCGAAAACATCGTGAAGCCGGTTTCCAAGGGCGGCCATCCAAGCAAGATCATCTTTCTGGCTTGCGACGCCTTCGGCGTGTTGCCCCCGGTCTCCAAGCTTGACGCAGACCAGGCCATGTACCAGTACCTGAGCGGTTACACCGCCAAAGTCGCCGGAACGGAGCTAGGCGTCACCGAACCCAAGGCAACGTTTTCGACCTGTTACGGCGCTGCCTTCCTTGCCGTCCATCCAACCCTCTACGCTCAGATTCTCGGAAAGAAGATGACCGAGCACAAGTCCGAGGCCTACTTGGTCAACACAGGCTGGACAAAGGGCGGATATGGCGTGGGGAGCCGTATCTCCTTGCCCGCGACGCGCAAGATCATTGATGCTATCCTCGATGGGACATTGAGCAATGCCGAGTTCGATGTGCTCCCGGTGTTCGGACTCAAGTACCCGAAAAGCATTCCCGGTGTCGATTCGAGCATTCTCAATCCGCGAGAAGGTTGGCCGGATAAGGCTGAATACGACGCAGCGCTCAAGAAGCTTGGCGACATGTTTGTGAAGAACTTCACCCGGTTTGAGAACACCGATGAAGGTCGCCGCATCAGCACAGCAGCCGGTCCTAAGCTGTAA
- a CDS encoding metallophosphoesterase has product MNTTSLASRAILLRNVCLFFSAFLVALLSGGCPESLPPSELPTTPEGVLWLRFAQLSDTHITDDESPARAVRFAPFIKSAWRPQEAYSVQTLDATLHVLNEHHTGALSPHLPLDFAIVTGDLTDNAQLNELRWAIDTFDGKVVRPDSGAPDGVRRPVDEEINPKLEYDAEGLDASIPWYTVYGNHDNLCVGTFNIDRSSPWPEFWNAPQLGPVARILGLKWLDPPSDALLPTSNLSPAIITGDREQMDPSTLALDMLNLGFGPIVPDDRRRFSSREQFIEEHFNSTSLPLGHGFDQTNRESGEARYVATPKPGTPVRLVVLDTTAPNPPSGLPAQYGVMLREQFEDFLKPAIEAAEQAGDYVVIASHHPSEDFDIPYPGQCVKSQEFRDYLASRPNVLMHICGHTHAHHVALLDGPYPYYEIVTGSIVDYPQEGRILEVYYDAGSSSFTITSRMVSHEEDPSTFSHEAFRRAEIDAQNGRLLQLKTTQEELDSLFSQTVTLDGLPFEWPKAEQWSTKEYTQHERKGGPEDRDFSVTVHRNPRVRKP; this is encoded by the coding sequence ATGAATACTACTTCTCTTGCGTCTCGTGCAATTCTCTTGCGAAACGTCTGTCTCTTCTTCAGCGCATTCCTTGTCGCCCTATTGTCCGGCGGATGTCCGGAGTCATTACCGCCATCAGAGTTACCGACGACACCCGAAGGGGTATTATGGCTTCGATTCGCGCAGCTCTCGGACACGCATATTACCGACGACGAAAGCCCTGCGCGCGCTGTTCGTTTTGCCCCGTTTATCAAATCGGCGTGGCGTCCGCAGGAGGCGTACAGCGTACAGACACTCGACGCGACGCTGCATGTGCTCAATGAACACCACACCGGGGCATTGTCGCCACACCTGCCGTTGGATTTCGCAATCGTAACCGGTGATTTGACTGACAATGCCCAACTTAACGAGCTGCGGTGGGCCATCGATACGTTTGACGGTAAAGTGGTGCGGCCCGATTCGGGAGCGCCGGACGGGGTGAGAAGACCAGTCGACGAGGAGATCAATCCGAAACTGGAGTATGACGCGGAAGGCTTGGATGCATCGATTCCGTGGTACACCGTTTACGGAAACCATGACAATCTCTGTGTAGGCACTTTCAATATCGATCGCAGCTCGCCTTGGCCGGAATTTTGGAACGCGCCTCAATTGGGGCCTGTGGCACGGATACTTGGGCTAAAATGGTTGGACCCTCCATCGGATGCGTTGCTTCCGACCTCGAATCTGAGCCCGGCTATCATCACTGGGGATCGGGAACAAATGGACCCGAGTACGTTGGCCCTGGACATGCTGAATCTGGGGTTTGGCCCTATTGTTCCGGATGATAGGCGGCGGTTCTCAAGTCGCGAACAGTTCATTGAGGAGCATTTCAATTCCACTTCGCTTCCGTTGGGTCATGGTTTCGATCAGACAAATCGAGAATCAGGCGAGGCCCGTTATGTGGCGACGCCCAAACCAGGCACTCCTGTCCGCCTCGTTGTTTTGGATACGACAGCTCCAAATCCCCCGTCCGGGTTGCCGGCACAGTATGGCGTTATGTTGCGTGAGCAGTTTGAAGACTTTCTGAAGCCCGCTATCGAGGCTGCGGAACAGGCAGGTGATTACGTGGTCATCGCCTCGCACCACCCAAGCGAGGATTTCGATATCCCGTATCCGGGCCAATGCGTGAAGTCGCAGGAGTTTCGCGACTACTTGGCCAGCCGTCCCAACGTGCTCATGCACATTTGCGGGCACACGCACGCGCATCACGTAGCGTTGTTGGATGGCCCGTATCCTTACTACGAGATCGTGACGGGGTCCATCGTCGACTATCCCCAGGAAGGGCGCATTCTGGAAGTCTATTACGATGCCGGATCGTCTTCGTTTACCATCACGAGCCGCATGGTTAGCCATGAGGAAGATCCGAGCACCTTCTCTCACGAGGCATTTCGGCGGGCAGAAATCGATGCGCAGAACGGTCGTCTGCTTCAGTTGAAGACGACGCAGGAAGAACTGGATTCGCTGTTTTCACAAACAGTGACTTTGGACGGTCTGCCGTTCGAATGGCCCAAGGCAGAACAGTGGTCCACCAAGGAATACACGCAGCACGAGCGCAAGGGAGGTCCTGAGGATCGTGATTTTTCAGTGACCGTGCACCGGAATCCGCGAGTGCGCAAGCCGTAA